The Entelurus aequoreus isolate RoL-2023_Sb linkage group LG11, RoL_Eaeq_v1.1, whole genome shotgun sequence genome includes the window ttttcagctagcgattaaagCACTAGTAGCCTCTTGCAATTAACGGTGCAAGTTGCCAGctatattatattatttgaatatattagtattgcacaataacaaggtacctttgaactattttaatttaaaacacaattttatacagGATATATAAGTTGGGGGTCCCAGCTCAGTTTGGGGATCCTTGGCCTGTAAAACTTTGAATACCCCTGCTTTAATGGAAGACTGTACTCCTACATTTAATGAACTTTGGAATATTAACGTGTATAAGTGTTAGAAGTTAGAACATACCTAGGTGGTGGTACTAGTGACCAGTCAGTATACACAAATAGGggcgtaaaaaaataaaaataaaattcgaacgaattgcgattcttatttgtagcaattcttaatcgatttaaaaaaaataaaaaaaatcgattacattttttttaaaattgtcctgtccagccactcaggcaaatcatatttttgacgtacatgcccatatttgctgtgggATCCTTCCTTTGTTTGACTTTATTAtaaataatttggttttgttcaataaaattcTACCAGCTTACTTTTAAGTTATATAGACATTTATCACAGATGTTCATCaatttcatggaggaatgtagttaatcatagaactggcatccaaagtaattaaaaaagtatagattttgaatcgacaataattttcaatcgagaatcgaatcgttaccccgagTATCGAAttgaatcatgtggtgcccaacgGTTCAAAGTCCCAACCAATACATATTAACATTTGTTTatttctctttaaaaaaaaacgccATAGATTTGACGGATGGTCAACGATGGGTAAAATCTAATGAATCAGATTCAAATATGAAAATCTTTAGTCGAAGACAGCACTAATTTTGGTGCGACCACACAAGTCACATTTGTTATGAGGTTCATCACTAAATAATGTGGAGAGACAAACCTCTGAGCCAGGTGGATCTTTGGGGTCAAAATGGAAAACTTTCCATGCATTAGGTAGACACCCAATCCATAGGTCACCGGTTTTAGGATCTACTTCGATGTTGTCACAGAGTGAACCTAGAAGAATGGACTGATGACATTATAGAATTAAATCAGAATTAATATACACCTTAAATGTTTACATGTATCTCTATGATATCAATAGTAATATTTCCTAGTGATTCACCTTCACAGAGACCAATGCATTGTCGTCTTTCCTCTCCAACACATGCACATTATGAGCAAATATATCGGTCACATAGATATGCCTTTTAAtgacacatacatattactaaATCATTCATATCTCAATGGCACAACTCTCTGAAGAACTTGCTGACCTTTTGTCTGGTGAGACGTTGATACCATTTGCAAAGTGATACCCCTCAGAGACCACTTTGACGGTCTCTGGACTGTAATACACAACATTAGCCCCAGGTTGACCTAGAAGAGGCTCCACTATGGTTTTAATGAGTTCATTGGAGAAATAGTGATCATTGGTGGCATAGAAACGATCCACTCCAAACGCTACAATATCGTTGACACTACAGGGGAACGCAGGAAAAAAAAAGGTACTCATTACACACCACATGACaggatgttattatattatattacagtgCACCTAGAACAGTGCTCACAGCTCTtcattttgttttgtcatagccttattccaaaatttaaATAATCTGTGTTTGTCTTCAAATACCTACAAATAATACCCAATAATTACACtgtgaaaagttttgtatttttttaattttagcaaattcattaaagattaaaaaaaaaaaaatgaaatcacatgtacataagtattcacagtctttgctcaatactttgttaatgcacctttggcagcaattacaggcccaagtcttttttaatatgatgccacaagcttggcacactttgggcagtttcgcccattcctctttgtagcacctctcaagctccatcagattggatggttttcatccaggatgtctctgtacgtgGCTGCATtcgtctttccctctatcctgactagtctcccagttcctgccgctgaaaaccatccccacagcatgatgctgccaccacaatgcttcactgtagggatggtttcctccaaacatgatgcctggcattcacgccaaagagttcaatccttGTCCCATCAGACCAGGGAGTTTTGTTtctcagggaggtgaccaaaacCCGATTGTCACGCTGTCAGAGCTACGGCATTTCTCTGtgaagagaggagaaccttccagaagcacAACcaactctgcagcaatccaccaatctggCCAGTACGATAGTTTCCAGACGGTAGCCAGTTCTTaataaaaatttgctaaaatgcaccTGAACGACTCTcagacccatacttgccaaccctcccgattttcccgggagactcacgaattttggTGCCCCTCCCcgataatctcccggggcaaccattctcccgaatttctcccgatttccacccggacaacaatattaggggcgtgccttaaagacactgcctttagcgtcctctacaatctgtcgtcacgtccgcttttccttcatacaaACAGGGTagcagcccagtcacataatgtatGCAGCttttactcacacacacataagtaaatgcaaggcatacttgatcgagagccatacaggtcacactgagggtgtcgtataaacaactttaacactgttacaaatatgcgccacactgtcaacccacaccaaacaagaatgacaaacacatttcgggagaacatccgcaccgtaacacaacataaacacaacagaacaaatacccagaacaccttgcagcactaattcttacgggacgctacaagatacacccccgctaccaaaaACCCCCGTTTTCAGCGGTAGGAACTGGGAAACTATCAGGGTAGATGGAAAGATGAATGTAGCAATGTAcgtagacatcctggatgaaaaccaacacttcccatcaaaCTTGATGGAGCTtgggaggtgctgcaaagaggaatatttggaataaggctgttatataacaaaatgtggaaaaagtaagtATGTTAAATAAATATGCAGCAGTACCTGTAAAGAAGTTTATGTTTGAATGTCTTTAGATGAACAAGGAAGTGCTCCTCTTCAACAAATTCAAACAACTCTACTTGGCTGTTGTGGTGAGGATGATTCACAACAAACAGGTAGACTGTCCCATCTGAATTCATGAGGAAACAAAGCATACGCATGCATTGACTATGCTTCAATTCCACAGTGGAGAAACGCTTACAAATTTGAGTGTGTAGGTAGTGTGTTGTAATACAATTGGTTAAAACTATCAAACCAAAAAACCCAATTGTAGTACTTTATGCGTATTTTTAAGGCAGACATACAAAGTTTCTAAATAAATTgtgaattattacatttttaaaaatcaatccaatccactatttaaagttaaagttaaagtaccaatgattgtcacacacacactaggtgtggcgaaatgattctctgcatttgacccatcacccctgatcaccccctgggaggtgaggggagcagtgagcagcagcggtggctgcgcccgggaatcatttttggtgatttaacccccaattccaaaagggacaagtggtagaaaatggatggatggataacccccaattccaacccttgatgctgagtgtcaagaagGGAGGTAATATATAACACTATTCAAAAAACAATATAAGTTTTACAAAATGTTGAACAGTAGTTACCAGACATTTAAAGGATAAAAGTAAGGACAGTCTAGtgtaagaaaaaaataacttaaaaaaataaatacataaaacacaaaataaactaaaatagaCTAAGACCACACAAGTCATGCTGGTCACTGTGGTAGCAAAATAACACTGATAGGTTGTTTAATGCCAATTTACAGTATATTCAAACTTGCACCAATAGTTTTGTCAAATGTGCattgtatgttaaaaaaaacagttaacaTATTAGTTATCTTCTTTACATATTCATAGCATCAGATTTACacctttgaattttgattaatcttgACAATCACATGCTTACATAGTATATAGTAAGTTAACtcggggctgcagctatcgattactgTAGTGATGATCAAACAATCCATCGATTAATCTGTTCAAATAATCCAGTAATCAAACAAAGCGCACTTTTGAGCCTCGAttcgtattttagggaaaatagtaaaaaaatattttacatacacacgcacacacacagagttgtATTTGTtactgtatttacaacattaatatatgcatactatgcaaatataaaaaaaggtaaggttaattataatttttttgcattttttgtttgtaattggtttttaatcgtcattagttactttaagttattacagtatgtctctatatacatatttattttatttttttgatacattttggccgaagggggcgcatttcaatttcttacacacacttattacatatgttggccactaccatgaattgatttacgtggaccccgacttaaacaagttgaaaaacgtatttgggtgttaccatttagtggtcaattgtacggaatatgaactgaactgtgcaatctaccaataaaagtttcaatcaatcaatcaaacagggggagcacttaaaatgtttacacacacttgtcatttcatatgttgaccagaggggagcacttttaaaaccgacacacagtcaatttgaaaaatccctcctttttgggaacaCCCTAATTtttatagatttcaccaccaggggtgcaaatgagacattctcaattaaatgcaatggtttcccttattgggaccatgatttatgtcctaacttgtttacatatggaaggtacttttccttgttgatgtctcaagaagggtaggaagaaaactcacacacacactttttttttgcttGCCATATCTACAAAATGCAcaccatcaacattgaaattgcacttttaaaatatgtgcattaataaaattaaaattaaacagTGTTCGCCACCACACTGACCATGGCACCTGCACAACACCGCTGTCACGTGTCCTGTAATGCAGAAACCATGAGGAAACTATGTCCgcgtatttaaagttccaggcAACCCTAATGGTTTGGATTAGATCAATTTACAGGTATATTAGTTTCATTCATTCCACGACTAATTGAcccaacagaatataaatcaaagctttgttGTAATGAAATTCATTGATTAATCATTGCAGCCCGAGCATTAACTTTAAATAATACTATTTAATTGTTGGAATATTATGCACAAACATTCTATGAATATTTTTGCTTGAAAGTATATCATCTGCTCAAAACATGGTGCATGTTTATATGACGTGCATCATTTGAAAAATTCTGTAATCATTTTGAAAATAACAAGGTACATGAATAGATAACACagatttataaacataactcagaGGACTCTTAGTCTGCATTTAACCAGTTGCTTAGAAAGCCAATTTGCCGGTGAGCACACCAGTCggcgtctcctcactcatctttgcactaacgtatgcattgacctgatcactgaccgtataacaaccctAGCCGCATTTCAGGTAATCATCCACGGTAAAGGAGCGTGTGCGGTCAAAATAAGCTACGTGATTCTCCTGCCTGTAAACATGACTAATGCAATATtgttttgtgattaattgcatgctTCAACATTGACAGGCGGACAGCCCGAGCTATGACGTGAACGGCGATGACGGTTCAGCTCAAATGCGATGAATGAAATGCAGGAGTGTTCATACTTGTAGCGTCTGTGTAGACACTGATGCCGTGAGGGTTAAATGTCTTCAGGTCAAAGTTTTTGGAAATGAGCAACTCCACTGGTTCCATCTCAGAGTCTTTCAGATTGAGAAGGAAGATCTTTCCAGGAGCATCTGATGATGGTATTCCTGGGTACTTCAAACCCTGCGAATACATGCAAAAACACAgcaccgtatttttctgagtataagtcgcactggccgaaaatgcataataaagaaggaaaaaaacatatataagtcgcactggagtataagtcgcatttttttgtggaaatttatttgataaaacccaacaccaagaatagacatttgaaagacaatttaaaataaataaagaatagtgaacaacaggctgaataagtgttatatgaggcataaataaccaactgagaacgtgcctggtatgttaacgtaacatattatggtaagagtcattcaaataactataacatatagaacatgctatacgtttaccaaacaatccgtcactcctaatcgctaaatcccatgatatcttatacgtctagtcttttacgtgaatgagctaaataatattatttgatatattacggtaatgtgttaataatttcacacataaatcgctcctgagtataagtcgcacccccggccaaactatgaaaaaaactgcgacttacagtccgaaaaatacggtatgtacaaaacccaaaaccagtgaagttggcacgttgtgtaaatcgtaaataaaaacagaatacaatgatttgcaaatccttttcaacttatattcaattgaatggactgcaaagacaagatatttaatgttcgaactgagcaagtaatttttttttttgcaaataatcattaacttagaatttaatggcagcaacacattgcaaaaaagttggcacaggggcatttttaccactgtgttacatggcctttccttttaacaacactcagtaaacgtttgggaactgaagagaccaatttttgaagcttttcaggtggaattctttcccattcttgcttgatgtacagcttaagttgttaaaAAGTCCGGGGGtttcctttgtggtattttaggcttcataatgcgccacacattttcaatgggagacaggtctggactacaggcaggccagtctagtacccgcactcttttactatgaagccacgctgttgtaacacgtggcttggcattgtcttgttgaaataagcaggggcgtccatgataacgttgcttggatggcaacatatgttgttccaaaacctgtatgtacctttcagcattaatggtgccttcacagatgtgtaggttaaccatgccttgggcactaatacacccccataccatcacagatgctggcttttgaactttgcacctataacaatccggatggttgttttcctctttgggccaaaggacacaatgtccacagtttccaaaaacaatttaaaatgtggactcgtcagaccacagaacacttttccactttgcatcagtccatcttagatgagctcgggcccagcaaagccggcagcgtttctgggtgttgttgataaatggctttggctttgcatagtagagttttaacttgctcttacagatgtagcgacgaactgtagtaactgacagtggttttccgaagtgttcctgagcccatgtggttatatcctttacacactgatgtcactttttgatgcagtaccgcctgagggatcgaaggtccgcaacatcatcgcttacttgcagtgatttctccagattctctgaaccttttgatgatattacggaccgtagatggtgaaatccctaagttcCTTAAAAATAGCTcgatgagaaatgttgttcttaaactttttgacaatttgctcacacatttgttcacaaagtggtgaccctcgccccatccttgtttgtgaatgactgagcatttcatggaagctgcttttatacccaatcatggcacccacctgttcccagatagcctgttcatctgtgtgatgttccaaataagtgtttgatgagcattcctcaactttctcagtcttttttgccacttgtgccagcttttttgaaacatgttgcaggcattaaattccaaatgagctaatatttgcaaaaaataacaaaagttttccagttcgaacgttaagtatcttgtctttgcagtctattcaatcgactataggttgaaaagtatttttaaatgaatgaacATGCGTCACATTTACTTTTAAATAATGCAACACTAATGTGTCCCTACAGCCTTTTTATGAGCACCAAATATAAAACCTTTAAGGGAAACGGCACGTTTGAAGTTCCGGATTTTTACAATATCAGAATTTAAAGTCATTCCTCTTCTAATGCAGAGAGGAGATGGAgggggctttgctacacatcttaaaattaaGCTGCTGACTATGCAGTCAGCTAAAGGCATGGAAGCTGTAAGTTTGATCATTGGGTTTTTCTTCTGTAACTGGGTTAAGTTAGAATGAAGTTGCTGTaaaaatgtgagtgtaatgttagcattttagctctcATACATGAATGTTACATTGCTGTATGACATATGGCATTTACTACACGTGCATAGTTACAGTGCACCTGTGAAACTGGGATAAAGTGCACAGTAGCACGTCTTGAAAACACATTCTGCCTTATATTTGTGTGAAACTATTTAATGTTGGACCTTAAACTAAATTTAATAGGATGCATGTTTTAGCAAGGgtgtaaaacatttatttttattatttttttatcaaggGCCATATCGCAATTATGtcggccctcagagggccacattaattgatgtagCTGTTGTGGCGGACCGCATTGAATGAAATGGCGGGACGTGGCGGATCACATTAAATGATTTGGCCGACTACGCTGATTGACAGGCCACATTACATGATGTGGAGGACCACCTTAAAATTATTTGGCCgaccatattaaatgatgtgaaggaccacgttgaatgacatggcggaccacattaaatgacgtgacgggccgGGGTTAAATAATGGGGCGGACCACCATAAATGATTCGGCGGGCTATACTGAATGACatagcgggccactttaaattatttGGCTGACCACATTGAATGGTGTGACGGACCAAGttaaatgatttggcaggccacattacatgacgtggcggaccaccttAAAATTATTTGGCTgaccatattaaatgatgtgaaggaccacattaaatgacgtaacGGGCTGAGTTAAATGATGGGGCAAACCACAATAAATGATTTGGCGGGCCACACTGAATGACAcaacgggccactttaaattatttggctgaccacattaaatgacgtgacgggccgAGTAAAATGATGgggcggaccacaataaatgattcgGCGGGCCATACTGAATGACAtagcgggccaatttaaattatttggctgaccacattgaatgatgtgacggaccaagttaaatgatttggcaggccacattaaaatgatttggttgaccatattaaatgatgtgaaggaccacaataaatgacgtgacgggccgAGTAAAAATTATGgggcggaccacaataaatgtttcggcgggccactttaaattatttggctgaccacattgaatgatgtgacggaccacaataaatggtttggtggaccactttgaatgacatggcgctccacattaaatgatgtggcggaccacaataaaaGATGTGGGCCACAAATGACGTGACGAACACGTTAAAAAATGTGGCTGACCACTTTGAATGACAGGGGGGGGAGGGGCCACAATGACATAGCAGACCACATTTGTacaacttatttagttatacgagtggtgttcctcaaggttccattttaggtcttcTCTTTTTCTTCGTTTGGTCTAATTAACTGGTGACCACgatttcagttcaaaacttggcagacaaacatttttgcagccatTTCCAAAAAAAGACTAGCGTGCTCATGATGTATAGAAGAACTTGGAGCCCTGTAAACACATTGGGAGGTCCTTgcgttgacattttaaccttgctagcaaacatagaacacttgggtccaaacttgtgatttgcataactgaggtgttcctcaaagCACTCTTTAAAGTCCTCTTCTttttggcatttaaaaaaaaaaagtgatttatgtaaggtgttgctgtagcttgtttatttCAGATGTCACGTTCGCGGGTCGCGCAGTAGCAACGGTCGTGTTCCcgggattagagatgtccgataatatcgggctgccgatattatcggccgataaatgctttaaaatgtaatatcggaaattatcggtatcggttcggcaattatcggtatcggtttcaaaaagtaccattcatgactttttaaaacgccgctgtgtagggacaagtacagagcggcaatagaccttaaaggcactgcctttgcgtgccggcccaatcacataatatctacggcttttcacacacacaagtgaatgcaatgcattcgacggacaagtgtcaatgcccttcctccttcgtcatcccgttggcaagcaacaacatttgtccgggagggcgagggtcaagccaacctcacccccacaagaccagacactggacagctaggcggggcacgggactggagactgctggcagacctgggccagagactctgcttcccaggtgagattgcgtccaccaacctgcggccagatcttgttctgtggtcagcttcgctcaggctcgtgtacatcatagagctcacggtgccctgggagagtgcaatggaggaggcctacgagcgcaagaagttgaggtacactaagcttgcagccgatgcgcaacaacaaggctggaaagcgagggtacgcccagtggaagtaggctgcagaggattcgtggccacctcaacatccaggctcctcagggaaatgggagtgcgagggaaggcccatcgacaggcagtgaaagacctctcaaaagccgctgaaaaggggagtcagtggctgtgggtcaagcgaagggactccacctgggctttcaagtgagtgatgccatctagggagtgatcctgggacgctgggactcactgctgaaccctctggaggtgtcgtgggcctatcagcgaaacactgaggatggggggcgcccacttgataacccagaggttgccttcactcacttgaccatcccactaagtcgcataggtgtctcaagtatgcattaggggattgtaacatctagtcctacacaacagatctGATCATCTGGTGAACCAGTGACTGCTGTGAAAGGGCAGCTGACAACAAGGGAAAGACCTTGCGACGGCATGGAAAGACAGCTGGCAGGAGggaatagaccccaacggggctgcCATGGGCTAGCTACCCGTGGTGGCAGGATCCAGCACGAACGGTGTATGGGTTCCACCCAAACATGGCTACGAAA containing:
- the LOC133660059 gene encoding serum paraoxonase/arylesterase 2-like isoform X2, which encodes MDSFGLMTIGVTLIYVLLGERMVNVRKMYMATREQVKNHLPNCVPLKNLNNGAEDITVFGDGLALISSGLKYPGIPSSDAPGKIFLLNLKDSEMEPVELLISKNFDLKTFNPHGISVYTDATNGTVYLFVVNHPHHNSQVELFEFVEEEHFLVHLKTFKHKLLYSVNDIVAFGVDRFYATNDHYFSNELIKTIVEPLLGQPGANVVYYSPETVKVVSEGYHFANGINVSPDKRHIYVTDIFAHNVHVLERKDDNALVSVKSILLGSLCDNIEVDPKTGDLWIGCLPNAWKVFHFDPKDPPGSEVVRIQNIHSDDPLVTQVYADDGHVIMSSSVATIYGSKLLIGSVFHKALCCELE
- the LOC133660059 gene encoding serum paraoxonase/arylesterase 2-like isoform X1 produces the protein MDSFGLMTIGVTLIYVLLGERMVNVRKMYMATREQVKNHLPNCVPLKNLNNGAEDITVFGDGLALISSDLLQKSKSKIICMTPLFSSGLKYPGIPSSDAPGKIFLLNLKDSEMEPVELLISKNFDLKTFNPHGISVYTDATNGTVYLFVVNHPHHNSQVELFEFVEEEHFLVHLKTFKHKLLYSVNDIVAFGVDRFYATNDHYFSNELIKTIVEPLLGQPGANVVYYSPETVKVVSEGYHFANGINVSPDKRHIYVTDIFAHNVHVLERKDDNALVSVKSILLGSLCDNIEVDPKTGDLWIGCLPNAWKVFHFDPKDPPGSEVVRIQNIHSDDPLVTQVYADDGHVIMSSSVATIYGSKLLIGSVFHKALCCELE